The genomic stretch CGATGACCGCCGCGAACGCCACGACACCGATGTAGAACTTGAACTCCTCGCTCTCGCGGAGCCGGCTCGAATCCCCCTGGAGGACGAAGTAGATCAGCACGAAGTTGGTCGCGCCGACGAGCATGAAGACGATGACAACCCACTGGACCGCGGGCGAGAACGCGCCGATGCTCGCGGCCTCGGGCGAGAACCCCGCGGTCGAGACCGTGGTGAGGGCGTGGGCGACCGCGTTGTAGAGGGTCATATTCGGCGCGAGGCCGACGAGTCGCAGCACGAGCAGGACGAGTACGAGCAGACCGGTCAGCCCGGCGTAGATGCCGCCGAGCAGCCGGGCGGTGCGGGCGATCCGGGGGGTGAGCTTCGTGACGTTCTGGTTCTGGGTCTCGGTCTCCATCAGCTGCGCGCCGCTGACCGAGAGCCCCGAGAGCACGCCGACCGCGAGCACCAGAATCCCGAGACCGCCGAGCCACTGGAGCACGCTCCGCCAGAGCAGTATCGAGCGGGCGTGGATCTCGAACGAGCCCACCACGGTCGCGCCGGTGGTGGTGATCCCGCTCATCGACTCGAACACCGCGTTCACCGGGTCGGCGAGCGTTCCGACGCCGGCGACGAGGAACGGCACCGCGCCGACGAGCGCGATCGAGAGCCACGCCAGCGCCACCAGCAGGAACGCCTCACGGGGACCCGGATCGTCGCGTTCGAGACGTGAGAGCCCGACCCCGGCGGCGAGCGACCCGGCGGCGGGGACCACGAACGGCGCGACGGGTTCGCGGTAGAGGAGGGCGACGACGGCGAGCACGGCGAGCGGACCGGCGAGCGCCGTCAGGACGCGGCCGAGCAGGTTCGCGCTGGTCCGAACGTCGACCCGGACCGGCATCTAGACCCGCGCCGCGACCGCGTCGATCGAACGAGTTTCGGCGAACAACACGACGTGGTCGCCGACTTCGACCTCGGTGTCGCCACGGGGGATGATGTAGCGCCCGTCGCGCGTGATCGCCCCGATCGTCACGCTCTCCGGGAGGTCGGCGGCGGACTCACGGATCGGTCGGCCCGCGAGGACGCTCTCGGTATCGACCTCGATCTCGAGCACCTCCGCCCGGTCGTCGTCGATGATGGCGACGTTCTCGGTGCTTCCTTCGCGGCTGAACCGGATGATCTCCTCGGCGGTCGCGTCGCGGGGGTTGATCGCCGCGTCGACGCCGACCGCCTCGAAGAGACTGGCGTACTGGGCGGTCTCGACGAGCGCGATGGTTCTGTCGACGCCGATCCGGTCGGCGAGCAGCGAGGCGAGCAGGGTCTTCTCGTCGGAATCGAGCGCCGCGACCACCACGTCGGCGTCGCCGATGTGTTCGCGCGTGAGGAACTCGCGGTCGGTCGCGTCGCTCGACAGCACGGTGGTGTGTGGCAGGCGTTCGGCGAGTTCGCGGGCGCGTTCGGGGTCGCGCTCGATGAGCCGCGGGTGGAGGCCGCGGTCCTCGAGGATCACGGCGGTCTGGAGGGCGACCTCGCTGCCGCCGACCACCACGACGTCCTTGCCCTCCCCCTGCTGGTCCGGCGTGAGTTCGCCCGCGAACGCCCGGATGCCTTCGGGACTGCCGATCGCTACCAGGTCGTCGCCGGCGGCGAACGTGGTCTCGCCCTTCGGGATGATGACCTCGTGTTCGCGGATCACCGCCGCGATCGTGACCTCGTCGAACCGGTCGGCCTCCGCCACGGTGCGGTCCACGAGCGGGCTCTCCGGGGGGAGCGAGAACTCCGCCATCAGCACGCTCCCGTCGGCGAAGGTATCGACATCGCGCGCCGCCGGGAGGCCGATCACGCGGGCGACGGTCTCGGCGGCCAGCAGGTCGGTCGAGACCATGAAGTCGACGCCGAACGCGCCGCCGGCCTCCTGCCAGGTGTCGAGGTGGGTGGTGCCGCGCACCCGTGCGACGGTGAACGCGTCGCTCACGGTCTTCGCGGCTGCGCAGGCGACGATGTTGGTCTCGTCGTCGTCGGTGCTCGCGATCACCATGTCCGCCCGCTCGACGTCGGCCTCGCGGAGGGTCGGGAGGGCCGCCCCGTTGCCCTCGATCGCGAGCACGTCGTAGGAGTACATCAGGTTCTCGACGCGGTCGTCGTCGATGTCGATCACGACGACCTCGTGGTTGGCATCGAGGTTCGCCGCGATCGTCGAGCCGACCTGGCCGGCCCCGACGATTATCACCCGCATCTGCTACGGCCCTCGCTCATGCCCGTGTCTCGGGGGGTGTCGATAAGTGGATTCCCCTTTCTACTTCCCGCCGGTACCCGCGACCGCCTCGGGGAGTTCGTTGCGCTCGACGTCGAGACCGAGTTCGTCGAGGGCGGTCTCGACGTGTTCGTCGTCTGCGTACTCCGCACCCGCCTCGACGCGGGCGCGCTGGGCCGCCGCGAGCAGTTCGCCACGACGGTCGTCCGGGACGTCGTATTTGTCCGTCGCGAGTTCGATCGTGAGGCCGTTGTGGTCGTGGGTGTAGAGCGAGTGGAACACCCCACGATCGAACTCGTTGTAGCGGTGGCCGATCTCGTCGAGGGCCTCTTTGGTCTCGACGAAGCGGTCGGGCGCGATGGAGAACGCGAGGTGGTGGACCGCGCCGATGCCGGGCCGCTGGGGGCCCTGATGGGAGTCGTACTCGTCGGAGACGAAGAAGGTCAACATCCGACCGTCGCCCGTGTCGAAGAAGAGGTGGGTCATCTCGGGGGCGTCGAGGTTCGGCTGGCGGAGCACCAGCGGCATCCCGAGGACGTCGCGGTAGAACGCTATCGTATCCTCCTCGTTGCTCCCGATGAGGGTGACGTGGTCGGTGCCCGTGGTGCGGAGGGTGCTCTCCGGCAGCTCGGCGGTGACGTCGGTATCGTCCATACTCCGAGATACGCTCTCCGGATACTTGAGCCTGTGTCTCGGAACGACGGCAGCGTACGACGGTTCCGGCAGTCGTAGCGGGAAAGGTCGGCGGGCGAGCGCCGAAGGCGCGAGCCGAGGCTCGGGAGAGCGGTGCGGGCCTGGTGGATGAAGGGCGACGGCGCGAGCGAAGCGAGCGCCGGAGGGCTTCGGCGGCGCGGCTGCGGTGCGGAGGCGGAGCGGGTGCGGTGGGCGGTGTGGAAGCGGTCGGCGGATGCGGGAGGGGAGTGGTTGTACCGCGAGTGAGCCGAAGGCGAACGAGCGGGCCGAGGAGCCCCTGAGCGACTGAAAGGAGCGAGGGGGTGACGACGGCTTTTGATCCACATTTTGCCAGGGAGGCCGCTTCGCGGCCGACCGCAGCAAAAGGTGGGTGTTAGTCACTCGCGGGCCGGTCGGCGCGCGAGGGTGGCGGGATCTCGTCGCGACCGGCGGGGGTGGGCAGCACGCACCGGGGCGGCTCCTCGTTGACGTGGTGGTACTGGGTCGGGGTGTTGGCGAGCGGGTGGGCGGGGTTCTCGGCGCTCCGGATGCGGGCGACGCGACACTCGCCGAAGCCTCGGAGGCGTGCGCGGATGCCCCGCCAGTGGTGGCGCGAGCGCTCGGGTATCGAGAGCGAGCGGGTCGAGTGACAGCCGCCGCGGGTCGCGAGCAGCGCCCGGTTGGCGTTCGCCGCGAGGTCGTCGTGGTCGACGAGCACCCCGACCCGGGCGTCGGCGGGGGCTCTGGCGGCGAGGACGTCGAGCCCGAGGTGGAGCGCGCGGTACTCGGCGACGTTGTTGTCGGGCGCGGTGTCGGGCACCGCGAGGCGGGCGACGCGGTCGCCGCCGCGGGTCTCGATCACCACGCCGAGCCCGCCGGCCCCGTCCGAGAGGCGATAGGAGCCGTCGGTGGCGACGTAGAACTCCCGGCGGTGCGTCCGCGGCGGGTGGGCGATGTGCGGGGTGGGCGAGTCATCGAAGAGGTCCCGAAGCGCCGGCCGGCCGTATGCGGCCATGCCAACACTTGTCTCCCCCGTAACTTAAATCGTGCGGCGGGGGTCGTTTCATCGAGCGCTGGAGAGGAGGTTCCACGTCGGCGAAACGGATCAGGACACCCAAGTTTTCGCGCCGTGAACGGTCGGACGGTACTCGATACAGTACATGAGATTTCGAAACGCCACACTGTTCGTGGCACTGTCGATAGCGTGGGGGTCCGCGTTCACGGCGATCAAGGCGGGCCTGGAGTTCTTCCCGCCGGTGCTCTTCGCCGCCGTTCGCTACGACCTGGCCGGGGTCCTGATGATGGCCTACGTCCTCCTGACGACGGACCACTGGCTCCCGAGGGACCGCGACGAGTGGCTGGTGGTCGGCATCGACGGATTGCTGTTGATAGCCGTCTATCACGCCTTCCTGTTCGTCGGCGAGCAGGGGACGACCAGCGGCGCGTCGGCCATCGTCGTCAGCCTCTCGCCGATACTGACCACCGTCTTCGCCAGGGCGTTCCTCCCCCACGAACGGCTCACCACCGTGGGGACCGTCGGCCTCCTGCTGGGGTTCGTCGGCGTCGGCGTCCTGAGCAATCCCGACCCGGGGAACCTCCTCGGAACCAGGACGGTCTCGCTCGGCTTCGTGTTCGTCGCGGCAGTCGCGTTCGCCCTGGGAAGCGTCCTCACCCAGCGGCTCGACACCGATATGCCGGCCAAGACGATGGAGGGCTGGTCGATGGTCATCGGTGCCGTGTTGCTGCACGCGGCGAGCGTCGGTATCGGGGAATCGGTCGCCGACGTGGACCTAACCCTCGAAGCGATCGGCGCGCTGGTCTTCCTGTCGGTCGTCTCCAGCGCCATCGGCTTCCTGATCTACTTCGACCTGCTGAAACGCCTCGGGTCGATAGAGATCAACTTGGTGTCCTACGCGGCCCCGGTCGTCGCCACGGTCACGGGATTCGTCGTCCTCTCCGAGACGCCGACCGCGCTCACGTTCGTCGGCTTCGGGTTCATCTTCGTCGGGTTCGCCCTCCTGAAACGACGGGCGATCCGGAGTCAGATAGTTCGGAGCCGGTCGTACGCGGACTGAAGGGTTTCGGATCGCCGGATTCGGTCGCACCCACTCGGATGTGTTGAGTGAGTTCGACGCCGTTGACGGGACGGACTCCCGTTGGGATGGTCGGCGGCGGGACCGTCGACGACGCCGGGCCTCGTTCGTCCGAGCGCTCACTCCGAAAACGCTTCACGGAGTGCCGCGCGTTCCTCGGGGTCGAGGTCGGTCGCGAGGTCGGCGGTGAACGGGCTCTCGGCGAGCGTGGCGAACGCGCGCTCGGTCTTCTCCTGGATGCGCTCGACGGCCGCCTCGACCGTCTCGATCGAGGCGTCGCGCTCGTCGGCGATCGCCACCGGGTCGGTGCCCGCCGCGAGGGCGGCCGCGACCGCGCGCTCCTCGTGGCTGAGGATCGACTGGGTGGTCTCCTCGGTCATGACCGATCCGGGAGGGCACGCGGTAAATGAGTGACTACCCGTGTCGGTCAGCCGAGGGCCGCGACGGCGACCTCGTGGGGACCACGCTCGCCGTCGAGTTCGACCGACTCGACCACCCGGTCGGCGAGCGCCGCGCGCCACTCGTCCACCGCCTCGGTGTGGCGCTCGTGGTGGCGTTCGACGGTGTACTCGACCTCGGGGTCCGCCCGAAGGCGCACCTCGGTCGCGTCGGGGGTCGGGTATGCTGGGGCGTCGACGAGACGCCGGGGGTCGATGTGGAGCGGTGCGGGGCTGCCCGCGTACTCCCCGTCGTGCTCGACGTGGATCCGCGCGCGCATCCGGGGAGTGAACGGGGGCGTCACCCGGAGCACCGTCCGCGGGCCGGCCGTGTGGTTGGCCTCGGCCGCCGTCACGATGTCGTCCGTGTGGACCGCGATCGAGCGGATCGTGCGGTAGTCGCCGTCGTCCGGCATTCCCGGCGGTACGCGACCCGCGCTCCTAAACCATCCGGGCGAGGCCCCGGGGGTTTCCGAACGCTTTTGCTCGCACCGGATGTCCCCGCACGATATGGAACGACGAGGCTATCTCGCACGGGTCGGGGCCGTGAGCATCGGTGGATTCGCGCTGCTGGCGGGCTGTTCGGGGAACGGCGACGGTGGCGACGGGAACGGAAGCGCCAATGGGAGCGATCCGGGCGGCGGAACGCCCGCCAGCGGGGAGGACGGTGAGGGTGGTACCGCAGCGAGCGGGGCGGACGGCGAGGACGGGTCGGCCGCATCCACACCGGCCGAGTCGGAGGGGGCGGGGGAGATACTCACGACCGGTGACGAGGCGCTCGACACCGGCCAGGCACCGCCGAGCGTCACCGCGACCCAGTACGAGAACACCGCCACCGTCCCCGAGGTGGAGGGACTCGAAACCGGTCAGGCACCCAACGCGGGCGGGAACAACTCGAGCAACTGAGACACCGACGGTCGAGAACCGGTTCTTCGTTTCGACGATCGGTTACTGTTCGCCTTCGCGCGCCGCGTCGATGCGTTCGCGCTGGTCGTCGGAGAGTGATATCTCGACCGCGCCGACGTTGTCCGCGAGCTGGTCGGTGGTGCGCGCGCCGACGATCGGCACACACGTGAACTGCTCGCGCTCGATGAGCCAGCGGAGCGCGACCTGAGCCGGCGTCGCGTCGAGTTCGTCGGCGATCGCTCGGACCTCGTCGAGGACGTCCCAGCCGCGGTCGGAGACGTAGTAGTCGTCGAAGAATTCGTCGAAGGTCCCACGGGAACCGTCGGGCGATTCGACGTCGTGGGTTCCCTCGCCGGCGCGCTCGTACTTCCCGGTGAGGAAGCCGCCGGCGAGCGGCGAGTACGGACAGACGGCGAGGTCCTGGTCGGCACAGACGTCGAGATACTCCGCGACGTCGTCGTAGTAGGCGGCGTGAAAGAGCGGCTGGGTGACGTCGAACCGTTCGAGGTTCTCGACGTCGGACTTCCAGAGCGCCTTCGTGAGCTGCCAGCCCGCCATCGTGCTCGCGCCGAGGTAGTTGACCTTCCCCTTTCGCACGAGGTCGTTGAGGGTACGAAGCGTCTCCTCGATCGGGGTGTCCTCGTCGAAACGGTGGATGTAGTAGAGGTCGAGGTAGTCGGTGCCGAGCCGATCGAGGGTGCCCTCGATCTGGGTCCGGATGTGTTTGCGCCCGAGGCCACTTCCATTGGGGTTGTCGGGGTCGAAGCCGAAGTAGACCTTCGAGGCGATGACGTAGTCCTCGCGGTCGCGGCCCTCCAGCCAGTTGCCGATGTACTCTTCGGCGGTGCCGTTCGGGTCGCCGTAGACGTTCGCGGTGTCGATGAAGTTGATGCCGTGGTCGGCGGCGGCGTCGAGGAGTTCGTGGGCCTCCTCCTCGTCGGTTTCGAGCACGTCGCCGGTTCGCTTGCCGAAGCGCCACGTCCCAAAGCAGAGCTCAGAGACCGTCAGTCCCGTCGAGCCGAGTGTCGTGTATTCCACACCGCGTGGTCGGCGGTTGTCCACAAAGCGATTCGGGATGCGGCGGTTCGGACGAGCGCGCTCGACGTCGCCTCAGTCGTCGCACTCGTTCCACGTCTCCGGGTTCGCGCCGGGCCCGCTGGCGGTGTCGGAGCCGACGAACGCCGCGAGCCGCCGGAGTTCGACCCGAAGCTCCCGCCGGCCCAGCACGGCGAACCCGAGCGCGACCACCGCGAACCCGAGGACGGTCGTCGCGGTGATCGACTCGCCGAGCAGGATCCAGCCGCCGAGCGCCGACACGACGGGCACGACGTAGAAGGCGAGGTTCGCCCGGATCGCGCCGACGTCGTCGAGCAACCCGAAGTAGACGATGTAGGCGATCGCGCCGGAGAACAGGCCGACGTAGCCGAGCGCGAGGAGCGCCGTGGGCGTCCACTCGATCGCGCTCAGCTGCTCGCCCGCGCCGAACGCGACGAGGTGACAGAGGAGCGCCCCGACCGGCACGCCCCACGCCGTCCGGGCGATGCTCGTGTAGTCGGCGTCGGCCCATCGAATCAACACGCTTCCGAGCGCGGCACACACCGCCCCGCCGAACAGGACGAGGTACCCCACCACACCGCCGTCGAGCAGGGTCGCCGGGTCGATGCCCACGACGAGCGCGACGCCGACGAACGCGACCGCCATCCCGACCGCGCCGTACTCCGGAAGCGATTCGTCGGAGAGGAGGAGCGCGGCGAAGATCGGCGTCAGCACGGGGTTGAGGCTGAAGACGATCGAGGCCACCGCGCTCGTGGCGTACTGCTGGCCGACGAACAGGCACGCGTTCGCCAGCCCGATCGCGAACACGCCGGCCGCGAGCGAACCCAGAACGTCGTTTCTGGTTCGTGGGACCCACTCGGCCCGGTCGTGGGTCAGGGCCACGAACCCGAGCAGGAGGACCGTGGCGATGTCGAACCGAAACGAGACGAACAGCAGCGGGGGGATGTAGGCGATGCCGGCCTTCGCCGCGACGAACGTCCCGCCGAACAGCAGGGCCGTCGCGACGAACAGCAGGGGAACCCGGTGGCGTGTCACCCCTACCGCTTCCTCCGATCGAACACGATGGATCCGTTCATGCCGTCGAAACGGCGTTGCGGGTGAAATACCTGTGCAGAAACGCCGACAGCGTCTGATCGGTTTTCACCGCTCGATGCGTATTCACGGCGTGAATCGACCGCGACGAGGTCCCGACGTCCGGCGAACACACGGTCGATATCGAACGGCGAAGCCGGTTCGGGGCGGTCCAGTCGAACGTCGCGCCAGAGGATTTAGGCCACCCGAAAAACCGAAACGGCTTTACCCCTTTAGGGTTGCCTAAAACCATGAGCGCGTTCGTACCCGGATGGTCGGTCCCGTCGGGTTCGAGGGAAGCGACCGGCTGTCCGGCAGCACAGGTCGAATCGAGTGAGGGGACGACCCGTTCATGAGTTCCCACCCGACGCTCCGCGATATCCGTGCACGGCTCGTCTCGCTCGCCAGTGAGGACGGTCGCTACGTCGTCGTCTGCGGGCGCACGGACGCGCGTCCGGTGCCGGTCTCGGGGCTCCGGTTCGCCGACCGCGCGACCGCGGCGAGCGGGGTTCGAGTGGCCGAGGCCTACCGCGCCCACCTCCGGCGGTACGACCCCCGGCTCCCAGTCCACGAGTTCGTCGTCCAGGAGACCGTCGCGACCGACCCGCGAGGCCAGCGCCGGCGGGTGCCCGTGCCGGTCGGCTGCGAGCCCGCTCCAGGGAGTGACCACGAAACGGCCGGCA from Halococcus hamelinensis 100A6 encodes the following:
- a CDS encoding TrkH family potassium uptake protein translates to MPVRVDVRTSANLLGRVLTALAGPLAVLAVVALLYREPVAPFVVPAAGSLAAGVGLSRLERDDPGPREAFLLVALAWLSIALVGAVPFLVAGVGTLADPVNAVFESMSGITTTGATVVGSFEIHARSILLWRSVLQWLGGLGILVLAVGVLSGLSVSGAQLMETETQNQNVTKLTPRIARTARLLGGIYAGLTGLLVLVLLVLRLVGLAPNMTLYNAVAHALTTVSTAGFSPEAASIGAFSPAVQWVVIVFMLVGATNFVLIYFVLQGDSSRLRESEEFKFYIGVVAFAAVIVAGVLALDGQFATTEETVRHALFNVVSIITTTGYATVDFDTWSTGARHVLFLGMFMGGMAGSTTCSIKTVRWLVVAKTFRRDLFTAIHPTAVVPVRISGGAVDEGTIRDSYVFILASIVLFAALTVFVVADAARAGVEIGEFAAMGAAASTFLNIGPAFGFAGPYGSYEGFPVTTKLVMTVMMWIGRIEIVPVLVLFTPSFWRS
- the trkA gene encoding Trk system potassium transporter TrkA, which gives rise to MRVIIVGAGQVGSTIAANLDANHEVVVIDIDDDRVENLMYSYDVLAIEGNGAALPTLREADVERADMVIASTDDDETNIVACAAAKTVSDAFTVARVRGTTHLDTWQEAGGAFGVDFMVSTDLLAAETVARVIGLPAARDVDTFADGSVLMAEFSLPPESPLVDRTVAEADRFDEVTIAAVIREHEVIIPKGETTFAAGDDLVAIGSPEGIRAFAGELTPDQQGEGKDVVVVGGSEVALQTAVILEDRGLHPRLIERDPERARELAERLPHTTVLSSDATDREFLTREHIGDADVVVAALDSDEKTLLASLLADRIGVDRTIALVETAQYASLFEAVGVDAAINPRDATAEEIIRFSREGSTENVAIIDDDRAEVLEIEVDTESVLAGRPIRESAADLPESVTIGAITRDGRYIIPRGDTEVEVGDHVVLFAETRSIDAVAARV
- a CDS encoding VOC family protein, with amino-acid sequence MDDTDVTAELPESTLRTTGTDHVTLIGSNEEDTIAFYRDVLGMPLVLRQPNLDAPEMTHLFFDTGDGRMLTFFVSDEYDSHQGPQRPGIGAVHHLAFSIAPDRFVETKEALDEIGHRYNEFDRGVFHSLYTHDHNGLTIELATDKYDVPDDRRGELLAAAQRARVEAGAEYADDEHVETALDELGLDVERNELPEAVAGTGGK
- a CDS encoding ribonuclease HI, translating into MAAYGRPALRDLFDDSPTPHIAHPPRTHRREFYVATDGSYRLSDGAGGLGVVIETRGGDRVARLAVPDTAPDNNVAEYRALHLGLDVLAARAPADARVGVLVDHDDLAANANRALLATRGGCHSTRSLSIPERSRHHWRGIRARLRGFGECRVARIRSAENPAHPLANTPTQYHHVNEEPPRCVLPTPAGRDEIPPPSRADRPASD
- a CDS encoding DMT family transporter, whose amino-acid sequence is MRFRNATLFVALSIAWGSAFTAIKAGLEFFPPVLFAAVRYDLAGVLMMAYVLLTTDHWLPRDRDEWLVVGIDGLLLIAVYHAFLFVGEQGTTSGASAIVVSLSPILTTVFARAFLPHERLTTVGTVGLLLGFVGVGVLSNPDPGNLLGTRTVSLGFVFVAAVAFALGSVLTQRLDTDMPAKTMEGWSMVIGAVLLHAASVGIGESVADVDLTLEAIGALVFLSVVSSAIGFLIYFDLLKRLGSIEINLVSYAAPVVATVTGFVVLSETPTALTFVGFGFIFVGFALLKRRAIRSQIVRSRSYAD
- a CDS encoding aldo/keto reductase; the protein is MEYTTLGSTGLTVSELCFGTWRFGKRTGDVLETDEEEAHELLDAAADHGINFIDTANVYGDPNGTAEEYIGNWLEGRDREDYVIASKVYFGFDPDNPNGSGLGRKHIRTQIEGTLDRLGTDYLDLYYIHRFDEDTPIEETLRTLNDLVRKGKVNYLGASTMAGWQLTKALWKSDVENLERFDVTQPLFHAAYYDDVAEYLDVCADQDLAVCPYSPLAGGFLTGKYERAGEGTHDVESPDGSRGTFDEFFDDYYVSDRGWDVLDEVRAIADELDATPAQVALRWLIEREQFTCVPIVGARTTDQLADNVGAVEISLSDDQRERIDAAREGEQ
- a CDS encoding DMT family transporter is translated as MTRHRVPLLFVATALLFGGTFVAAKAGIAYIPPLLFVSFRFDIATVLLLGFVALTHDRAEWVPRTRNDVLGSLAAGVFAIGLANACLFVGQQYATSAVASIVFSLNPVLTPIFAALLLSDESLPEYGAVGMAVAFVGVALVVGIDPATLLDGGVVGYLVLFGGAVCAALGSVLIRWADADYTSIARTAWGVPVGALLCHLVAFGAGEQLSAIEWTPTALLALGYVGLFSGAIAYIVYFGLLDDVGAIRANLAFYVVPVVSALGGWILLGESITATTVLGFAVVALGFAVLGRRELRVELRRLAAFVGSDTASGPGANPETWNECDD
- a CDS encoding DUF7552 domain-containing protein, which encodes MSSHPTLRDIRARLVSLASEDGRYVVVCGRTDARPVPVSGLRFADRATAASGVRVAEAYRAHLRRYDPRLPVHEFVVQETVATDPRGQRRRVPVPVGCEPAPGSDHETAGRAGGDR